A window of the Lactuca sativa cultivar Salinas chromosome 5, Lsat_Salinas_v11, whole genome shotgun sequence genome harbors these coding sequences:
- the LOC111907266 gene encoding protein TOC75-3, chloroplastic: MASFAAGAGQFLSLHQTRTRPKLHCTPSSASITTNTIRCQQISSQNPNKPLKTRPSKTPVLSVKNLAISAAAGVLFHVAFKSSSLFGFGGGGGGGGASGGGGGGGGGGGGGGGFWKRLLSPVANADENQSPEWDVHGLPADIIVPLNKLSGFKKYKLSAIEFLDRVKSAVVGSEDSFFEMVSLRAGGVYTKAQLQKELETLATCGMFEKVDLEAKTNPDGTIGLTVSFTESTWEEAEYFKCINVGLMAQSKAVEAEENMTEKEKIDYMRNQERDYRRRMERARACMLPSTVHREIVKILGQGNVSARMLQNIRDRVQKWYHDEGYACAQVVNFGNLNTNEVVCEVVEGDITRVVIQFQDKLGNVCEGNTQTGVVRRELPKQLQRGNVFNIEAGKQALRNINSLSLFSNIEVNPRPDEKNEGGIIVEIKLKELEQKSAEVSTEWSIVPGRGGRPTLASIQPGGTVSFEHRNIKGLNRSILGSVTTSNFLNPQDDLAFKLEYVHPYLDGVTNSRNRTLRTSCFNSRKLSPVFTGGPGVDEVPPIWVDRTGVKTNITENFTRQSKFTYGIVMEEITTRDESSHISSNGQRVLPSGGISADGPPTTLSGTGIDRMVFAQANITRDNTKFVNGAIVGERNVFQVDQGLGIGTKFPIFNRHQLTMTRFIQLMKVEEGAGKSPPPVLVLHGHYGGCVGDLPSYDAFTLGGPYSVRGYNMGEIAAARNILEVAAELRIPVRNTHVYLFAEHGNDLGSSKDVKGNPTEVYRRMGQGSSYGVGAKLGLVRAEYAVDHNSGTGALFFRFGERF; the protein is encoded by the exons ATGGCGTCCTTCGCCGCCGGCGCGGGGcaatttctcagcctccatcaaACTCGCACCCGTCCAAAACTACACTGTACTCCGTCCTCTGCCTCTATTACCACCAACACTATCAGATGCCAACAGATTTCGTCTCAAAACCCTAACAAACCCTTAAAAACCCGGCCCTCAAAAACCCCCGTGCTTTCTGTTAAGAATCTAGCCATCTCCGCCGCGGCTGGTGTTTTATTTCACGTAGCGTTCAAGAGTTCTTCCCTCTTCGGTTTCGGCGGTGGAGGAGGTGGCGGTGGAGCCAGTGGAGGCGgcggaggtggtggaggtggaggtggaggtggaggtgggtTTTGGAAGAGGCTGCTGTCTCCTGTTGCTAATGCAGATGAAAATCAATCTCCAGAATGGGATGTTCATGGTTTACCGGCTGATATCATTGTTCCATTGAACAAACTCAGTGGATTTAAAAAGTACAAGTTATCTGCGATCGAGTTTCTTGACAGAGTTAAATCTGCCGTTGTAGGTTCAGAGGATTCGTTTTTTGAAATGGTTTCTCTTAGGGCTGGTGGCGTTTACACCAAAGCTCAGCTTCAGAAGGAGCTTGAAACCCTAGCTACTTGTGGTATGTTTGAAAAAGTGGATTTAGAAGCGAAGACCAACCCCGATGGAACCATTGGTTTAACCGTATCATTTACGGAATCCACTTGGGAAGAGGCTGAGTACTTCAAGTGTATCAATGTGGGGTTAATGGCGCAATCAAAAGCTGTTGAAGCAGAAGAGAACATGACTGAGAAAGAGAAGATCGATTATATGCGGAACCAAGAAAGGGATTATCGGCGAAGAATGGAGAGGGCAAGGGCATGTATGTTGCCATCTACAGTCCATAGAGAAATCGTGAAGATATTGGGGCAAGGGAATGTGAGTGCTCGGATGTTGCAAAACATTCGTGATAGGGTTCAGAAATGGTACCACGATGAAGGGTATGCTTGTGCTCAGGTTGTGAATTTTGGGAATTTGAACACTAATGAAGTTGTTTGTGAGGTGGTTGAGGGTGATATTACAAGGGTTGTGATTCAATTCCAAGATAAACTTGGAAATGTATGTGAAGGGAACACTCAAACTGGAGTAGTGAGGAGAGAACTACCTAAGCAG CTTCAAAGGGGGAATGTTTTCAACATTGAAGCCGGGAAACAAGCATTGAGGAATATTAATTCTTTATCTTTGTTTTCAAATATCGAAGTCAATCCACGACCTGATGAGAAGAACGAGGGAGGGATTATTGTTGAGATTAAGCTTAAAGAACTTGAACAAAAATCAGCTGAAGTCAGTACTGAATGGAGTATTGTTCCTGGACGTGGAGGCCGACCTACTTTG GCTTCAATCCAGCCTGGTGGAACTGTTTCTTTTGAACATCGGAACATCAAGGGGCTTAATAGATCCATTCTTGGCTCTGTTACCACAAGCAACTTTCTTAATCCTCAG GATGATCTTGCTTTCAAGCTGGAATATGTGCATCCTTACTTAGATGGTGTAACCAATTCCCGAAACCGGACTTTGCGTACAAGCTGCTTCAACAGCAGAAAGCTGAGTCCAGTGTTCACAGGTGGGCCAGGAGTAGATGAGGTTCCTCCTATATGGGTTGACCGAACTGGTGTTAAAACCAATATCACTGAG AATTTCACTCGACAAAGCAAGTTTACATATGGAATTGTAATGGAAGAGATAACAACACGTGATGAAAGCAGTCATATTTCTTCAAATGGGCAGAGGGTTTTGCCAAGTGGTGGTATTAGTGCAGATGGGCCTCCAACAACACTGAGTGGAACGGGTATTGACCGAATGGTATTTGCACAAGCAAATATCACAAGGGACAACACCAAGTTTGTAAATGGAGCAATTGTTGGGGAGAGGAATGTATTTCAG GTTGATCAAGGGTTGGGAATTGGAACTAAGTTCCCGATTTTCAATAGGCATCAGCTGACAATGACAAGATTCATCCAACTGATGAAAGTAGAAGAAGGTGCTGGAAAATCCCCACCACCTGTGCTTGTTCTTCATGGTCATTATGGGGGATGTGTAGGAGACCTTCCAAGTTATGATGCCTTCACTCTTGGAGGACCTTACTCTGTTAGGGGTTACAACATGGGAGAGATTGCTGCTGCTAGAAATATCCTTGAG GTTGCTGCTGAGCTACGCATACCAGTGAGGAACACACATGTATACTTATTTGCAGAGCATGGGAATGATTTGGGGAGCTCAAAGGATGTGAAGGGAAACCCAACAGAGGTGTATAGGAGAATGGGTCAGGGCTCCTCATATGGTGTTGGAGCCAAGCTTGGTTTGGTACGTGCAGAGTATGCTGTTGACCACAATTCGGGGACTGGTGCCTTGTTTTTCAGGTTTGGAGAgagattttga
- the LOC111907267 gene encoding transcription factor PCL1 encodes MGEEVRITGYDVGGGDEHDGRVLEWEAGLPNIDDLMPLSQSMTSADFLSAFSISPEPYRSMFDVNRASQNTISNLRGELEQQSLNKLNSLKSFGDYDKGDEMVVEGDETTDLTRGASDLQKLQRIDDGGGAGEEIDSALLADDDSSARASKRPRLAWTPQLHKRFVDVVAHLGVKNAVPKTIMQWMNVEGLTRENVASHLQKYRLYLKRMHIQGPSSSDHLFASTPVPQNLHESGAGGTVNGHHHAPGAIPMHYHSQMVSMPYPSPQMDPNSAGGDGGGAYHHGFESHSYPYNMTTQQRDWSAYQHHMTSNDK; translated from the coding sequence ATGGGAGAGGAAGTGAGAATTACAGGCTACGATGTCGGTGGCGGCGATGAGCATGACGGTCGAGTTCTGGAGTGGGAGGCAGGATTGCCGAACATAGATGATCTCATGCCGTTATCACAGTCGATGACCTCTGCTGATTTCTTGTCGGCGTTCAGCATCTCACCGGAGCCTTACCGGAGTATGTTTGACGTCAATCGTGCATCTCAGAACACGATTTCAAATCTCCGAGGGGAGTTGGAACAACAGTCGTTGAACAAATTAAATAGTTTGAAGTCGTTTGGTGATTATGATAAAGGAGATGAGATGGTTGTGGAAGGCGACGAAACCACCGACCTAACCCGCGGTGCTTCGGATTTGCAGAAATTACAGAGAATCGATGATGGAGGTGGAGCTGGAGAGGAAATCGACTCCGCTTTGCTCGCGGATGATGATTCTTCGGCTAGGGCATCCAAGCGACCTCGTCTGGCCTGGACGCCTCAATTACATAAACGATTCGTTGATGTTGTAGCGCATTTGGGCGTGAAGAACGCCGTCCCCAAAACTATTATGCAGTGGATGAATGTTGAAGGATTGACGCGTGAGAACGTCGCGAGTCATCTTCAGAAGTACAGGCTATATCTGAAGAGGATGCATATCCAAGGTCCTTCGTCTTCGGATCACCTTTTCGCTTCAACTCCGGTTCCTCAGAACTTACACGAATCCGGCGCCGGTGGTACTGTTAATGGGCATCATCACGCTCCAGGGGCTATTCCGATGCATTACCACTCACAGATGGTTTCCATGCCTTATCCATCACCGCAGATGGATCCTAATTCTGCAGGTGGTGATGGTGGAGGTGCTTACCACCATGGGTTTGAGTCCCATTCGTATCCATATAACATGACAACGCAGCAGAGAGATTGGTCAGCCTATCAGCATCATATGACTTCTAACGATAAATAG
- the LOC111907268 gene encoding uncharacterized protein LOC111907268, whose protein sequence is MVVTAATTSLPPLPILKYHAIGFPIKSSLFILPSPRTNCIPRLVIPPRAAVIRPISATPDGVFLLAEASSPENTDQIVSTASDNGDGVSIVISVLLSIAFVGLSVLTIGVIYIAVTDFLQKREKDKFEKEEAEKAKKGGKKKRVRARAGPKGFGQKIESDDDFDL, encoded by the exons ATGGTGGTAACTGCTGCAACTACATCTCTTCCACCATTACCGATTTTGAAATATCATGCCATCGGATTCCCAATTAAATCTTCGCTATTTATACTTCCGTCACCAAGAACCAATTGCATCCCCCGCCTTGTAATTCCTCCCCGCGCCGCCGTAATCCGCCCAATTTCCGCTACTCCGGATGGGGTTTTTCTGCTAGCTGAAGCAAGTTCCCCTGAGAACACCGATCAGATTGTTTCCACAGCCTCCGATAACGGTGATGGAGTCTCCATCGTTATTTCAGTTCTTCTTTCCATTGCTTTTGTTGGCTTATCAGTTCTCACTATTGGG GTTATCTACATAGCTGTAACAGATTTCTTACAGAAAAGGGAGAAAGATAAGTTTGAGAAAGAAGAAGCAGAGAAAGCAAAGAAAGGTGGCAAGAAGAAGAGAGTAAGAGCAAGAGCTGGACCAAAAGGATTTGGACAGAAGATCGAGAGTGACGATGATTTTGATTTGTAG